One Salvelinus namaycush isolate Seneca chromosome 29, SaNama_1.0, whole genome shotgun sequence genomic region harbors:
- the LOC120024441 gene encoding gap junction Cx32.7 protein-like: protein MGDWNLLGSILEEVHIHSTIVGKIWLTILFIFRMLVLGVAAEDVWDDEQSEFVCNTDQPGCKNVCYDDAFPISLIRYWVLQIIFVSSPSLVYMGHALYRLRALEKERHKKKAFLKAELEGAEPIHEDRQRMIERELRKLEEQKRVRKAPLRGSLLRTYVFHILTRSVVEVGFIVGQYVLYGIGLDPLYKCERLPCPNSVDCFVSRPTEKNIFMIFMLVIAGVSLFLNLLEIFHLGVKKVKQSLYGNKGADDDSIVYRSKKNSMVQQVCVLTNSSPQKMMQFTQTACTMDAVPLYMPSVAPHNDGGGTNGSEQYPRQLGAVERCYTLDQRDHSCSSDDSNGPKGSGQTRHDGAQPPPSLMASHMEIPAALQNQLRKQSRVSALQDYSDMSDSPDSDHYPTARKASFMSRGLSQTNLASPPDSPNSGSGADTEAKRIAQGESPPMTPPPASGRRMSMSMILELSSIMKK, encoded by the exons ATGGGGGATTGGAACTTGTTGGGGAGTATCTTAGAAGAGGTACATATTCATTCAACCATTGTGGGAAAAATCTGGCTAACCATCCTTTTCATATTCCGGATGCTCGTACTTGGCGTGGCAGCAGAGGATGTTTGGGACGATGAGCAGAGTGAGTTTGTGTGCAACACGGACCAGCCTGGGTGTAAGAATGTGTGCTACGACGATGCATTCCCCATTTCTCTTATCCGATACTGGGTGTTACAAATCATTTTcgtgtcctctccctctctggtgtACATGGGACATGCACTGTACCGTTTAAGAGCCCTTGAAAAAGAGAGACACAAAAAAAAAGCTTTCCTGAAAGCAGAGCTAGAGGGCGCTGAGCCCATTCATGAAGACAGACAGAGGATGATAGAGAGGGAGCTGAGGAAGCTGGAGGAACAGAAGAGAGTAAGGAAAGCTCCACTCAGGGGCTCCTTGCTTCGCACATATGTTTTCCATATCTTGACGAGGTCGGTGGTGGAGGTTGGCTTCATAGTCGGACAATATGTACTCTATGGCATTGGGCTGGATCCTTTGTACAAATGTGAGAGATTGCCTTGCCCGAACAGTGTGGATTGCTTTGTGTCCAGACCAACTGAGAAGAACATTTTCATGATCTTCATGCTCGTCATCGCTGGGGTTTCTTTGTTCTTAAATCTCCTCGAGATATTCCACCTGGGAGTGAAGAAAGTCAAACAAAGTCTGTATGGAAATAAAGGTGCAGATGATGACAGCATAGTATACAGGTCCAAGAAAAACTCCATGGTCCAGCAGGTGTGTGTCCTTACAAACTCATCTCCCCAAAAGATGATGCAGTTCACTCAGACAGCTTGCACAATGGATGCTGTCCCTTTGTACATGCCTTCAGTAGCTCCTCACAACGATGGTGGTGGCACCAACGGTTCAGAGCAGTACCCTAGACAGCTGGGGGCCGTGGAGCGCTGCTACACCCTGGACCAGAGGGACCACTCATGCAGCAGTGATGACTCCAACGGGCCTAAAGGCTCAGGCCAAACTAGGCACGACGGAGCACAGCCACCGCCTTCACTCATGGCCAGCCATATGGAGATACCAGCAGCCCTGCAGAACCAGCTGCGCAAACAGAGCCGGGTCAGCGCTCTGCAGGACTACAGTGACATGAGTGATTCACCTGACAGTGACCACTATCCCACGGCGAGGAAGGCTAGTTTCATGTCCCGGGGACTCTCTCAGACCAACCTGGCCAGTCCTCCTGATAGCCCTAACTCCGGGAGTGGGGCGGACACAGAGGCCAAGCGTATCGCCCAAGGAGAGAGCCCACCTATGACCCCGCCTCCAGCCAGTGGACGAAGAATGTCAATG AGCATGATTCTGGAACTGTCTTCAATCATGAAAAAGTGA
- the LOC120024218 gene encoding CASP8-associated protein 2-like, with protein MDLYEEIITEEQQNKDSSYNELRTRYNAAQSQIEELLRRLQQIETKNTTLNTENSRLKKNICALIKTAKMEVVRKDEEINRLSQSFRPERGPAAHHQSQMNCLKNQVPTRLNPTGPYQPSQPEVPTRLNPTGPYQPSQPEVPTRLNRTGPPPPTQLPGSKGCVVKDLHQLLCQNRDVVLPQPPSDARVFRPPLPVTSRGDSEAPVKGTYSSVSSSSKDSVNRHHTRELGLSDKPKQTKHREGRGENPRLSESKEQRHKNSPDVNKESHSGERNRSHRAQKDIGKYDSKSNRSRYPHPSDVEVHRRSDKSKSPHSDILHCTASSYRTSKGLSKDSADILSTGSSRHDKVLSFDKDDDKRRSIKDISSKNRRHAYSNQASLTKRSSEYFNRKGGTSPPRDHRRKKERNREDEIRKEKNKSGERKSSCTERGKEREEKRTKERNRCSADVSKDKNMFNGKVREPKTHGESEVLLPEAKVAEKSSIEEKGPNRKLSFMETLNLTLSPVKTPRQSAEVKEQEEGTPPDEVPEDQSAEDGGQPDLGELFLLDKINSSVVDTHEVFENPVIQPSSEISTPPEPESMESRHTERESCPDAEKPLSEATVAKERHKCQLEVEDSTVQDGSEGRPELPVAIEGQRTKPTTPEPLMKDCVSAPDCDIVLKTPLKSRLEKCASESKTGTSKDLTAAAVSATTTTVTENCGNNSNTDTGLSANGLPPEHSTGDSLVIITDKSNSETPSALVCKSQAVETVTQDPPTAVCVGHPAFEGSPGKQSESLQLSPLVQPEGLQQLPASIISNSSLEKDVTEGQDVSKDAVSSTISMEVDICITSEVITDVTEIPVECEKERTLVEQSSLLSSIGVSKVSSTTGEVAPSEQHNSGLAETPKKYLNSEPSYTENEEENVEPSSSIPMAHDEDSMMLTLSNLKVIPHAISPLTSPVRLKTNSQQLPCHSKPAYVKSLCKEFPSATGDSNSKKLEVNQENNNPGCSVTRAAQRDVDETSVHPSSLEELEEGEIVSESEEEETPVMPSSPAMTVRPTRTNKNQPTLKSSPRLSKKPAKENSLVSQQNFKLRSKTLTSPCGSPTSNKTRYKTVQPPLPKAALSTVEEVMAMLAKIRYECRKKYMKLHSTFPKKTFCGVMDMSFFPSFTDFVDSVSFTKLCSQEDYLKVKLKNIIISVLSKLSNNGIVNRIFDQEPLNMKLKLWEFVDVQLDFLFKEIQTALRSVCKSSNGSQSAGAEKKDRSLSGNGVPKLPVKSPKLPVKSPKLPVKSPKLPVKSPKLPVKSPKLPVKSPKPSVAAELKMQQGVTITRSSAPKRLQKEFTECVETSMKRTRSRTVPPCKTGLGRGKNIKMSFEEDMESVPQTSDPPVIQPPLQHVVEILPSNSSSSAEKTATYVRRLSQNGSLHDKPDFEILTEQQASSLTFNLVTDSQMGEIFKCLLQGSDLLETSVSAGDNHGWSLGTPLKERERFLGVGTPSKVGTPSKLIATWSAISPIKFSSPNSKVQIPLNPSLLDESCMLEVPSGLPESRMTPQSSVFSHRSYSILAEDLSESLTIPSPLKSDNHLSFLHPASGEPMSAPDSVISAHFSEDALMDGEDATEQDIHLALDTDNSSGASSGGGRTREAPVNPLFHFKPHLPMQAVVMEKSNDHFIVRIRHANTNSTNSGVNSTNSGVNSTNSGVNSTNSGVNSTNSGVNSTNSGVNSTNSGVNSTNSGVNSTNSGVNSNSGVNSTNSGVNSSSPGSVNSTYQGNNSSSPGSINSTYQGNNSSSPGSVNSTYQGNNSSSPGSVNSTYQGNNFSSPGSVNSTSLGINSSSLVVNSLSPDINSTNPVVNSTNLGINSSQGVNSSSPGSVNSTYPGNNATNPENNCAYPCVNFTSPEVISTNPGISPTSADINPGGAESPQTPPGEEKHGKDEDQPPEKTPSKSPFSEASPPFYLSSLSTITETTSALSSPCLTIIEDTPERDHSKGKTGKKRTKHHVETKAKRVKKEVIPERSMHKKKSSKSPKGKGTGSSKRERSEVITPPQSTPSPNSLSAKNIIVKKGEVMVTWTRDEDRDILLTLKMKGSSPDTFSALSEKLNKTPAQIAKRFSQLMKLFKKKEKMAN; from the exons ATGGATTTATATGAAGAAATCATAACAGAGGAACAACAGAATAAAGACTCTTCCTACAATGAG TTGAGGACAAGATACAATGCTGCACAAAGCCAAATTGAAGAGTTACTTAGGCGGTTGCAGCAGATTGAAACAAAG AATACAACGCTGAACACTGAGAACAGCCGCCTGAAGAAGAACATCTGTGCGCTCATCAAAACAGCTAAAATGGAGGTTGTGCGGAAGGACGAGGAGATAAATAGGTTGAGCCAAAG TTTCAGGCCAGAGAGAGGTCCTGCTGCTCACCATCAATCTCAGATGAACTGCTTGAAAAATCAAGTTCCAACAAGACTGAATCCTACGGGGCCTTATCAACCAAGCCAACCAGAAGTTCCAACCAGACTGAATCCTACGGGGCCTTATCAACCAAGCCAACCAGAAGTTCCAACCAGACTGAATCGTACGGGTCCACCTCCACCAACTCAACTACCAGGATCTAAGGGTTGTGTTGTAAAGGATCTTCATCAGCTGCTCTGTCAAAACAGAGATGTGGTCCTCCCCCAACCCCCATCTGACGCAAGAGTTTTCAGACCACCTCTTCCTGTCACCTCTAGAGGCGATTCAGAAGCTCCAGTGAAAGGCACATATTCTTCTGTTAGTAGTTCCAGTAAGGACTCCGTGAATAGACACCATACACGTGAACTAGGCCTGTCAGACAAGCCGAAACAAACCAAGCACAGAGAAGGCAGAGGTGAAAATCCCAGGCTGTCTGAGTCAAAGGAGCAGCGACATAAAAACAGTCCAGATGTAAATAAGGAATCTCATTCAGGTGAGAGGAACCGGTCACACAGAGCACAGAAAGATATAGGAAAATATGATTCTAAGTCAAACAGAAGCAGATACCCTCATCCCTCAGATGTTGAGGTACACAGGAGATCAGATAAGTCTAAAAGCCCACACTCAGACATTTTGCATTGCACTGCTTCCTCTTACCGTACGTCTAAAGGATTGTCTAAAGACAGTGCAGACATTCTATCAACAGGGTCTAGTCGGCATGATAAGGTGCTTAGCTTTGATAAGGATGACGATAAGCGTAGAAGTATTAAAGACATTTCCTCTAAAAACAGAAGGCATGCCTATTCAAATCAAGCCAGTCTCACTAAACGATCCAGTGAATATTTTAATCGCAAGGGAGGGACAAGTCCTCCAAGGGACCATCGAaggaaaaaagagagaaatagagaggatgAGATTAGAAAAGAAAAAAACAAGTCAGGAGAAAGAAAAAGCAGTTgtacagagagaggaaaggagcgTGAGGAAAAAAGAACAAAGGAACGTAACCGATGCAGTGCGGACGTCAGTAAGGACAAGAACATGTTCAACGGTAAAGTCAGGGAGCCAAAGACACATGGGGAATCGGAAGTGCTTCTGCCTGAGGCCAAAGTGGCTGAGAAAAGCTCTATAGAGGAAAAAGGTCCCAACAGAAAGTTAAGTTTCATGGAAACTCTGAACCTCACCCTGTCACCAGTtaaaacaccaagacagtctgCTGAAGTCAAGGAACAGGAGGAGGGCACACCACCTGATGAGGTTCCTGAAGACCAGTCAGCAGAAGACGGTGGACAACCTGATCTTGGAGAATTGTTTTTATTAGACAAAATCaacagtagtgtagtagacacCCATGAGGTCTTTGAGAACCCAGTTATACAGCCCTCTTCAGAAATCTCAACGCCTCCAGAACCTGAAAGTATGGAGagtagacatacagagagagaatcTTGTCCGGATGCTGAAAAGCCTCTGTCTGAAGCCACAGTAGCCAAAGAGCGACATAAGTGCCAGTTAGAAGTAGAAGACAGTACTGTCCAAGATGGCTCCGAAGGAAGGCCTGAGCTGCCCGTGGCCATAGAGGGTCAGAGGACTAaacccaccacaccagaaccTCTCATGAAGGATTGTGTTTCAGCTCCAGACTGTGACATTGTTTTGAAAACTCCACTGAAGAGCAGACTTGAAAAATGTGCCTCAGAAAGCAAAACTGGCACATCTAAGGATTTGACTGCTGCTGCTGTCTCTgcgactactactactgtcactgaGAATTGTGGAAACAATTCAAATACCGACACTGGCCTATCTGCTAATGGACTTCCCCCTGAACATTCAACTGGAGATTCACTGGTTATTATTACTGACAAGTCCAACAGTGAAACTCCCAGTGCTTTGGTCTGTAAAAGCCAAGCTGTTGAAACTGTGACACAAGATCCACCTACTGCTGTCTGTGTGGGACATCCTGCTTTTGAAGGTAGTCCAGGAAAACAATCAGAATCTCTGCAATTATCACCCCTTGTCCAACCTGAGGGCCTTCAACAACTGCCTGCTTCCATTATTTCTAATTCTAGTCTGGAGAAAGATGTGACAGAGGGGCAAGATGTTTCCAAGGATGCTGTGTCCAGTACGATTAGCATGGAGGTAGATATCTGCATCACGTCTGAGGTCATTACTGATGTCACGGAGATACCTGTGGAGTGTGAGAAGGAGAGAACTCTTGTGGAACAAAGTTCCCTGTTGAGCAGTATTGGGGTGTCTAAGGTGAGCAGCACCACAGGAGAGGTTGCACCATCTGAACAGCACAACAGTGGTTTGGCAGAGACACCGAAGAAGTACCTCAATTCTGAGCCAAGCTACACAGAGAATGAAGAGGAGAATGTTGAGCCCTCTAGCTCCATTCCGATGGCCCATGATGAGGACTCGATGATGCTCACACTGAGTAATCTAAAAGTCATTCCACATGCCATAAGCCCACTCACAAGCCCAGTCCGCCTGAAGACGAATAGCCAGCAGCTGCCATGTCACAGCAAACCTGCTTACGTCAAGAGTCTTTGCAAAG AGTTTCCCAGTGCTACTGGAGATTCCAATTCAAAGAAGTTGGAAGTGAATCAGGAGAACAACAATCCTGGCTGCTCCGTCACACGTGCTGCACAACGAGATGTGGATGAGACATCTGTCCATCCTTCCAGCCTTGAGGAACTGGAAGAAGGTGAAATTGTTAGTGAAAGTGAAGAGGAAGAAACTCCAGTCATGCCAAGTTCTCCAGCCATGACGGTTAGGCCCACAAGAACTAATAAAAATCAACCAACTCTCAAGTCATCCCCTAGACTTTCAAAGAAGCCGGCCAAAGAAAATAGTTTAGTTTCACAACAGAATTTTAAACTCAGAAGTAAAACCTTGACTTCACCATGTGGAAGCCCCACATCAAACAAAACCCGCTACAAAACTGTTCAACCTCCGTTACCCAAAGCTGCCTTGTCTACCGTGGAGGAGGTTATGGCCATGCTTGCAAAGATTCGCTATGAGTGCAGAAAAAAGTACATGAAGCTTCATTCAACATTCCCTAAGAAAACCTTCTGCGGTGTTATGGACATGTCCTTTTTTCCCTCTTTTACAGACTTTGTTGATAGTGTAAGCTTTACTAAACTATGCAGCCAAGAAGATTACCTCAAAGTTAAACTGAAGAACATCATCATTTCTGTTTTGAGTAAGTTATCAAATAATGGCATTGTCAACCGCATCTTTGACCAAGAACCACTTAATATGAAGTTGAAACTGTGGGAATTCGTGGATGTGCAGTTAGACTTCTTATTCAAGGAGATTCAGACTGCACTGAGAAGTGTTTGCAAATCCTCAAACGGAAGTCAGTCGGCAGGAGCAGAAAAAAAAGACAGGAGTCTCTCTGGAAATGGGGTACCCAAGCTGCCAGTGAAGTCCCCCAAGCTGCCAGTGAAGTCCCCCAAGCTGCCAGTGAAGTCCCCCAAGCTGCCAGTGAAGTCCCCCAAGCTGCCTGTGAAGTCCCCTAAGCTGCCTGTGAAGTCCCCCAAGCCATCTGTGGCCGCTGAACTTAAAATGCAGCAGGGAGTGACCATAACCAGATCTTCTGCACCAAAAAGACTGCAAAAGGAATTCACTGAGTGTGTTGAAACCAGCATGAAAAGAACCAGGTCTCGGACTGTCCCCCCTTGCAAAACAGGTCTTGGGAGAGGCAAAAATATTAAAATGTCCTTCGAAGAGGATATGGAATCGGTGCCTCAAACCTCAGATCCTCCTGTTATCCAACCTCCTTTGCAACACGTGGTAGAGATCTTACCATCAAACAGCTCTTCATCTGCTGAGAAAACAGCAACCTATGTTCGCCGGCTGTCTCAAAATGGCTCACTCCATGACAAGCCTGACTTTGAAATCCTCACAGAACAGCAAGCCTCCAGCCTAACGTTCAACCTGGTAACGGACTCTCAGATGGGAGAGATCTTCAAGTGTCTCTTACAAGGGTCTGATCTGCTAGAAACGAGTGTCTCAGCTGGGGACAATCATGGCTGGTCCCTTGGTACTCCTCTGAAAGAAAGAGAGCGTTTCCTAGGCGTTGGTACCCCAAGTAAAGTTGGTACTCCCTCTAAACTCATTGCCACATGGTCAGCTATTTCACCTATCAAGTTTTCCTCTCCAAATTCAAAAGTACAAATTCCATTAAATCCATCTTTGTTGGATGAGAGTTGCATGTTAGAGGTGCCCTCCGGCCTACCAGAAAGCAGAATGACACCACAGTCCAGTGTGTTCTCGCATAGATCATATTCCATCTTGGCAGAAGATCTGTCTGAGTCTCTCACAATTCCCTCACCTCTCAAGTCTGACAATCACCTCAGCTTTTTGCACCCAGCCAGCGGGGAGCCCATGTCTGCTCCAGACAGTGTCATCAGTGCACACTTCAGTGAGGATGCTCTTATGGATGGGGAAGACGCTACAGAGCAGGACATTCACCTTGCCCTGGACACGGACAACTCCAGCGGTGCATCAAGCGGTGGTGGCAGGACCAGGGAGGCTCCTGTTAACCCCTTGTTTCACTTCAAGCCTCACTTGCCCATGCAGGCAGTAGTGATGGAGAAGTCAAATGATCATTTCATTGTGAGGATACGGCATGCAAACACAAACTCCACCAACTCGGGGGTCAACTCCACCAACTCGGGGGTCAACTCCACCAACTCGGGGGTCAACTCCACCAACTCGGGGGTCAACTCCACCAACTCGGGGGTCAACTCCACCAACTCGGGGGTCAACTCCACCAACTCGGGGGTCAACTCCACCAACTCGGGGGTCAACTCCACCAACTCGGGGGTCAACTCCAACTCGGGGGTCAACTCCACCAACTCGGGGGTCAACTCCTCAAGCCCAGGCAGTGTCAACTCTACCTACCAAGGAAATAACTCCTCAAGCCCAGGCAGTATCAACTCTACCTACCAAGGAAATAACTCCTCAAGCCCAGGCAGTGTCAACTCTACCTACCAAGGAAATAACTCCTCAAGCCCAGGCAGTGTCAACTCTACCTACCAAGGAAATAACTTCTCAAGCCCAGGCAGTGTCAACTCCACAAGCTTAGGAATTAATTCATCAAGCCTAGTAGTGAATTCTTTAAGCCCAGACATCAACTCCACCAACCCAGTGGTCAACTCCACCAACCTAGGAATCAACTCAAGCCAAGGAGTAAACTCTTCAAGCCCAGGCAGTGTCAACTCTACCTACCCAGGAAATAATGCCACCAACCCAGAGAATAACTGTGCCTACCCATGTGTCAACTTCACAAGCCCAGAAGTAATTTCTACCAACCCAGGCATCAGCCCCACAAGTGCAGACATCAATCCTGGGGGTGCTGAGAGCCCTCAAACACCACCAGGAGAAGAAAAACATGGAAAAGACGAAGATCAGCCCCCAGAAAAAACTCCTTCAAAATCCCCTTTTTCAGAGGCGAGTCCTCCTTTCTACCTTTCCAGCCTTTCCACAATCACCGAAACAACATCTGCGCTATCTTCGCCATGCCTCACCATCATAGAAGacacaccagagagagaccacagcaAGGGTAAGACCGGGAAAAAGCGCACAAAGCACCATGTGGAAACTAAAGCAAAGCGGGTTAAAAAGGAGGTGATCCCAGAGAGGAGCATGCATAAAAAGAAGTCCTCAAAAAGTCCCAAAGGAAAGGGGACTGGAAGctccaagagagagagaagtgaagtCATTACTCCACCCCAATCTACCCCTTCACCCAACAGCCTGTCTGCCAAGAATATCATCGTAAAAAAGGGTGAAGTGATGGTGACGTGGACAAG GGATGAAGATCGAGATATTCTCCTCACACTGAAGATGAAAGGTTCCTCTCCAGATACTTTCTCTGCCCTTTCAGAGAAATTGAACAAGACACCCGCTCAG ATTGCAAAGCGATTTTCCCAACTGATGAAGCTTTTTaagaagaaggagaagatggCAAACTGA